A genome region from Brachymonas denitrificans includes the following:
- the def gene encoding peptide deformylase gives MAQLPILVYPDPRLNTVAKPVAAVDDRLRGIIADMFDTMYEAKGIGLAATQVDVHERLVVIDVSEERNQRMVVINPEIEWMSEERIKGDEGCLSVPGIYDGVERAERVRVRALDEHGNSRVIEAEGLLAVCLQHEMDHLAGKVFVEYLSPLKRNRIKTKLAKAQREAERDARAQ, from the coding sequence ATGGCCCAGCTCCCCATCCTCGTCTATCCCGATCCCCGCCTCAACACGGTCGCCAAGCCCGTGGCTGCCGTGGATGACCGCCTGCGCGGCATCATCGCCGACATGTTCGACACCATGTACGAGGCCAAGGGCATCGGCCTGGCCGCCACGCAGGTGGATGTGCACGAGCGCCTGGTGGTGATCGACGTATCCGAAGAACGCAACCAGCGCATGGTGGTGATCAACCCCGAGATCGAGTGGATGAGCGAGGAACGCATCAAGGGCGACGAGGGCTGCCTGTCGGTGCCGGGCATCTACGACGGCGTGGAGCGCGCCGAGCGTGTGCGTGTGCGCGCGCTGGACGAGCACGGCAACAGCCGCGTGATCGAGGCCGAGGGCCTGCTGGCGGTGTGCCTGCAGCACGAGATGGACCATCTGGCCGGCAAGGTGTTTGTCGAATACCTCAGCCCGCTCAAGCGCAACCGCATCAAGACCAAGCTGGCCAAGGCCCAGCGCGAGGCCGAGCGCGACGCGCGCGCCCAGTAA
- a CDS encoding phosphoglycerate kinase: protein MQFIRFSDLCANGQAKGKRVFIRADLNVPQDDNGNITEDTRIRASLPCIQMALDAGAAVMVTSHLGRPTEGEFKPEDSLSPVAARLSELLGREVELVSNWVDGVDVEPGQVVLLENCRLNVGEKKNKPELAEKMAKLCDIFVHDAFGTAHRAEGTTYGIAQFAPVASAGPLLAAEMDAISKALANPKRPLIAIVAGSKVSTKLTILQSLADKVDGLIVGGGIANTFMLASGLHIGKSLAEGELVEEAKKVIEAMKARGAEVPIPVDVVTAKEFKADAKAEVKDATDVAEDDMILDIGPKTAQLLADKLKAAGTIVWNGPVGVFEFDQFAHGTETIARAIAASDAFSIAGGGDTLAAIAKYGIDKDVSYISTGGGAFLEVLEGKTLPAFEILAKRANG, encoded by the coding sequence ATGCAATTCATCCGCTTCTCCGATCTTTGTGCCAACGGTCAGGCCAAGGGCAAACGCGTCTTCATCCGTGCCGACCTGAACGTGCCGCAGGACGATAACGGCAACATCACCGAGGACACCCGCATCCGTGCCTCGCTGCCCTGCATCCAGATGGCGCTGGACGCCGGTGCTGCCGTGATGGTCACCTCCCACCTGGGCCGCCCGACCGAAGGCGAGTTCAAGCCGGAAGACTCCCTGTCGCCCGTGGCGGCGCGTCTGTCCGAGCTGCTCGGCCGCGAGGTGGAGCTGGTGAGCAACTGGGTGGACGGCGTGGACGTCGAGCCCGGCCAGGTGGTGCTGCTGGAAAACTGCCGCCTGAACGTGGGCGAGAAGAAGAACAAGCCCGAGCTGGCCGAGAAAATGGCCAAGCTGTGCGACATCTTCGTGCACGATGCCTTCGGTACCGCGCACCGCGCCGAAGGTACCACTTACGGCATCGCCCAGTTCGCCCCGGTGGCCAGCGCCGGCCCGCTGCTGGCCGCCGAAATGGACGCCATCAGCAAGGCCCTGGCCAATCCCAAGCGCCCGCTGATCGCCATCGTGGCCGGCAGCAAGGTCAGCACCAAGCTCACCATCCTGCAGAGCCTGGCCGACAAGGTCGACGGCCTGATCGTGGGTGGCGGCATCGCCAACACCTTCATGCTGGCTTCCGGTCTGCATATCGGCAAGTCGCTGGCCGAGGGCGAGCTGGTGGAAGAAGCGAAGAAGGTGATCGAGGCCATGAAGGCGCGCGGCGCGGAAGTGCCGATCCCGGTGGACGTGGTGACGGCCAAGGAATTCAAGGCCGATGCCAAGGCCGAGGTGAAGGATGCCACCGACGTGGCCGAGGACGACATGATCCTGGACATCGGCCCCAAGACGGCGCAGCTGCTGGCCGACAAGCTCAAGGCCGCCGGCACCATCGTCTGGAACGGCCCGGTCGGCGTGTTCGAGTTCGACCAGTTCGCCCACGGCACCGAAACCATTGCCCGCGCCATTGCAGCCAGCGATGCCTTCAGCATTGCCGGCGGCGGCGACACGCTGGCCGCCATTGCCAAGTACGGCATCGACAAGGACGTGAGCTATATCTCCACCGGCGGCGGCGCCTTCCTGGAAGTGCTGGAAGGCAAGACGCTGCCGGCCTTCGAGATCCTGGCCAAGCGCGCCAACGGCTGA
- a CDS encoding AzlD domain-containing protein, whose translation MSFDTTLPGQTDWTTLLIILGLTVVTIVSRSLFFLSSRELPMPRWFRRGLQYAPAAALASIVIPAIVMTPDNQLASWNDARLYGALAGAAWFFYRRSVMGTILVGMAVYLPLHLGLGW comes from the coding sequence ATGAGCTTTGACACCACCCTGCCGGGCCAGACGGACTGGACCACGCTGCTCATCATCCTGGGGCTGACCGTGGTCACCATCGTCTCGCGCAGCCTGTTTTTCCTCTCCAGTCGCGAGCTGCCCATGCCTCGCTGGTTCCGCCGCGGCCTGCAGTACGCGCCTGCGGCCGCCCTGGCGTCCATCGTGATTCCGGCCATCGTGATGACGCCCGACAACCAGCTCGCCAGCTGGAACGACGCCCGCCTGTATGGCGCGCTGGCCGGTGCCGCCTGGTTCTTCTACCGCCGCAGCGTGATGGGCACCATCCTGGTCGGCATGGCCGTCTACCTGCCGCTGCACCTCGGACTGGGCTGGTAG
- a CDS encoding AzlC family ABC transporter permease codes for MPSTTEVQQLHGATVPRDFALEPRVLSRAMLRQRAFWEGSRAYRPLWLGIASWGLMTGVAMTNSGLSLFEGLLMTLLVFAGTAQLAAIPLIAAGAPVWVVLAAAFCVNLRFVVFSAHLRDYVRHLPFRERVLFGYLSGDINYVLFVQRYPHPSDEPQLRGEQIAWYVGSTATNYVAWCTACTLGVLVAHALPLSWGLGFAGTLAVLGVLCATLDNRMRILATTLAGGVAVLAWNLPLKLNLVAAIVVSVAVCLALEYTVLRHSSDERDAREARR; via the coding sequence ATGCCATCCACCACCGAAGTGCAGCAGCTGCACGGCGCCACGGTGCCGCGCGACTTCGCACTCGAGCCGCGCGTGCTCTCGCGTGCCATGCTGCGCCAGCGCGCCTTCTGGGAGGGCTCGCGCGCCTACCGTCCGCTCTGGCTCGGCATCGCCTCCTGGGGCCTGATGACCGGGGTGGCCATGACCAACTCCGGCCTGAGCCTGTTCGAGGGCCTGTTGATGACGCTGCTGGTGTTTGCCGGCACCGCGCAACTGGCTGCCATTCCGCTGATCGCCGCGGGCGCGCCGGTGTGGGTGGTGCTGGCCGCGGCCTTCTGCGTGAACCTGCGCTTCGTCGTCTTCAGCGCTCACTTGCGTGACTATGTGCGGCACCTGCCGTTCCGCGAGCGCGTGCTGTTCGGCTATCTCTCGGGCGACATCAACTACGTGCTGTTCGTGCAGCGCTATCCGCATCCGTCCGATGAGCCGCAGCTGCGCGGCGAGCAGATTGCCTGGTACGTGGGCAGCACGGCCACCAACTACGTGGCCTGGTGCACTGCCTGCACGCTGGGCGTGCTGGTGGCGCATGCCTTGCCGCTCTCGTGGGGGCTGGGCTTTGCCGGCACGCTGGCGGTGCTCGGCGTGCTGTGCGCCACGCTGGACAACCGCATGCGCATCCTCGCCACCACGCTGGCCGGCGGCGTGGCCGTGCTGGCCTGGAACCTCCCGCTCAAGCTCAACCTGGTGGCGGCCATCGTGGTGTCGGTGGCGGTCTGTCTGGCGCTGGAATACACGGTGCTGCGCCACAGCTCCGACGAGCGTGATGCACGCGAGGCCCGGCGATGA
- a CDS encoding RrF2 family transcriptional regulator produces MRLATMTDYALRLLMYVAQQPERLCTIAEIAHAYGVSEAHLMKITHQLGRQGWLETVRGKGGGIRLAVAPDDIGIGAVVRGMEPDFYLVNCLTQDVSCALAGSCRLTGIMSGALQQMLDYFDDYTLTDLLPPDPAEFPVQPPAPWQPPPAIRVRNPRR; encoded by the coding sequence ATGCGCCTTGCCACCATGACCGATTACGCCTTGCGCCTGCTGATGTACGTGGCGCAGCAGCCGGAGCGCCTGTGCACCATTGCCGAAATTGCGCATGCCTACGGGGTGTCCGAGGCACATCTGATGAAGATCACCCATCAACTCGGTCGCCAGGGCTGGCTGGAGACGGTGCGTGGCAAGGGCGGCGGCATCCGCCTGGCCGTGGCGCCGGACGACATCGGCATCGGAGCTGTGGTGCGCGGCATGGAGCCCGATTTCTACCTGGTGAACTGCCTGACGCAGGACGTGAGCTGCGCCCTGGCCGGCAGTTGCCGCCTGACCGGCATCATGAGCGGCGCCCTGCAGCAGATGCTGGACTATTTCGACGATTACACCCTGACTGACCTGCTGCCGCCCGATCCGGCCGAGTTTCCGGTGCAGCCGCCCGCGCCCTGGCAGCCGCCGCCGGCCATCCGGGTGCGCAACCCCCGGCGCTGA
- a CDS encoding branched-chain amino acid ABC transporter substrate-binding protein, whose translation MQRSLSLSLNVLALAALTAVVGCSKQEPAAGASAGASGAAPAAAADAGAVEVPFGTVGPISGGIAHIGKDVENGVRLALDEANAAGVKIGGKPVHFKIVAEDDAGDPKQATAVAQKMCDSKVAAVVGHLQSGTTIPASDVYAKCGIPMITASASNPDLTKPGHKNVFRLIANDNQLGEAVAVHAAKNGVKTVAIVDDRTAFGQGLAVVFKNAADKNGMQVVANEFTTDKATDFMAILTAIKAKKPDAILFGGLDAQAGPMLRQMGQLGLDNVKLFGGDAICTEKLPELSSNSKTVENVICATGGSSVQKMDGGPDWLKGYEAKYPKQFQIYSPYAYDAARVLIEAMKAADSTDPAVYLSKLAATNFKGLTGEISFTDKGELQKPAVTLYTYKDGKRVEM comes from the coding sequence ATGCAACGTTCCCTTTCCCTGAGCCTGAATGTCCTGGCTCTGGCCGCCCTGACTGCTGTCGTCGGCTGTTCCAAGCAGGAGCCGGCTGCCGGCGCCAGCGCCGGTGCCAGTGGCGCCGCCCCCGCTGCAGCGGCTGACGCCGGCGCGGTCGAAGTGCCCTTCGGCACCGTCGGCCCCATCTCCGGCGGCATTGCCCACATCGGCAAGGACGTGGAAAACGGCGTGCGCCTGGCGCTGGACGAGGCGAATGCGGCCGGCGTGAAGATCGGCGGCAAGCCGGTGCACTTCAAGATCGTGGCCGAAGACGATGCCGGCGATCCGAAGCAGGCCACGGCCGTGGCCCAGAAGATGTGCGACTCCAAGGTCGCTGCCGTGGTCGGCCACCTGCAGTCCGGCACCACCATCCCGGCATCCGACGTCTACGCCAAGTGCGGCATCCCGATGATCACCGCCTCGGCTTCCAACCCGGATCTGACCAAGCCCGGCCACAAGAACGTGTTCCGCCTGATCGCCAACGACAATCAGCTGGGTGAAGCCGTGGCCGTGCATGCCGCCAAGAACGGCGTCAAGACCGTGGCCATCGTCGATGACCGTACCGCCTTCGGCCAGGGCCTGGCCGTGGTGTTCAAAAACGCTGCCGACAAGAACGGCATGCAGGTCGTGGCCAACGAGTTCACCACCGACAAGGCCACCGACTTCATGGCCATCCTGACCGCCATCAAGGCCAAGAAGCCCGACGCCATCCTGTTCGGCGGCCTCGACGCCCAGGCCGGCCCGATGCTGCGCCAGATGGGCCAGCTGGGTCTGGACAACGTCAAGCTGTTCGGCGGCGATGCCATCTGTACCGAGAAGCTGCCCGAGCTGTCCTCCAACTCCAAGACCGTGGAGAACGTGATCTGCGCCACCGGCGGCTCTTCCGTGCAGAAGATGGACGGCGGCCCCGACTGGCTCAAGGGCTACGAAGCCAAGTATCCCAAGCAGTTCCAGATCTACAGCCCCTACGCCTATGACGCGGCCCGCGTGCTGATCGAAGCCATGAAGGCAGCCGACTCCACCGATCCGGCCGTGTACCTGTCCAAGCTGGCAGCCACCAACTTCAAGGGCCTGACCGGCGAAATCAGCTTCACCGACAAGGGCGAGCTGCAGAAGCCGGCCGTGACGCTGTACACCTACAAGGACGGCAAGCGCGTCGAAATGTAA
- a CDS encoding alkene reductase yields MTDTNSRRPHLNSPTQLGALHLRNRVVMAPLTRSRADAGDVPGALMVEYYRQRAGAGMIITEGAQVSPQGKGYPGTPGIYNAEQVAGWRQVTDAVHAAGGTVVLQLWHVGRASHPSVQLNAALPVAPSAIQPSGQIFTETGLQPFVTPRALEESELAGVVDSYRTAARHARDAGFDGVEVHGANGYLLDQFLRDGSNQRTDGYGGPVQNRARLLLEVVDAVCGVWGADRVGVRLSPNNPFGDMRDSDPMATFGHVIRALDERGLAYLHMVEGEAGLAEVDPNVPHADILSLRQLWHGAYLANDRYTGELAEEALASGYAQAVSFGKAFIANPDLPARLVQGAPLNTPDTSTFYGGGTKGYTDYPALAA; encoded by the coding sequence ATGACTGATACGAACTCCCGGCGCCCGCACCTGAACAGCCCCACGCAGCTCGGCGCCCTGCACCTGCGCAACCGCGTCGTCATGGCGCCGCTCACGCGCAGCCGGGCCGATGCCGGCGACGTGCCCGGCGCCTTGATGGTGGAGTATTACCGCCAGCGCGCCGGCGCGGGCATGATCATCACCGAGGGCGCCCAGGTCTCGCCCCAGGGCAAGGGCTACCCCGGCACGCCAGGCATCTACAACGCCGAACAGGTGGCCGGCTGGCGCCAGGTCACCGATGCCGTGCATGCGGCGGGCGGCACCGTGGTGCTGCAGCTGTGGCATGTCGGGCGGGCCTCGCATCCCTCGGTACAGCTGAATGCGGCCCTGCCGGTGGCTCCGAGCGCCATCCAGCCCTCCGGCCAGATCTTCACCGAAACCGGCCTGCAGCCCTTCGTGACGCCGCGGGCGCTGGAGGAGTCGGAACTGGCGGGCGTGGTGGACAGCTACCGCACTGCAGCGCGCCATGCGCGTGATGCCGGCTTCGACGGCGTTGAAGTGCACGGCGCCAACGGCTACCTGCTGGACCAGTTCCTGCGCGACGGCTCCAACCAGCGTACCGACGGCTACGGCGGACCAGTGCAGAACCGCGCCCGCCTGCTGCTGGAAGTGGTGGACGCCGTATGCGGCGTCTGGGGTGCGGACCGCGTGGGCGTGCGCCTGTCGCCCAACAACCCGTTCGGCGACATGCGCGACAGTGACCCCATGGCTACCTTCGGCCATGTGATCCGCGCGCTGGACGAGCGCGGCCTGGCCTATCTGCACATGGTCGAGGGCGAGGCCGGGCTGGCCGAAGTCGATCCCAACGTGCCGCATGCTGACATTCTGAGCCTGCGCCAGCTGTGGCACGGTGCCTACCTGGCCAACGACCGCTACACCGGCGAACTGGCCGAAGAAGCACTGGCCAGCGGCTATGCGCAGGCCGTATCGTTCGGCAAGGCCTTCATCGCCAACCCCGACCTGCCGGCGCGCCTGGTGCAGGGCGCGCCGCTCAACACGCCGGACACGTCCACCTTCTATGGCGGTGGCACGAAGGGCTATACCGACTATCCCGCGCTCGCCGCCTGA
- a CDS encoding TetR/AcrR family transcriptional regulator: MHKDYACSRQHILDTAAPIIQGKGFAAVGLAEILQAAGVPKGSFYHYFKSKEAFGQALLESYFDSYLSRLQAILTDCHGGTAAQRLMRYWQLWVETQSAEGTEHKCMVVKLGAEVSDLSDPMRQALAQGTAQVIRQLRDCVDEGIADGSLPADLDAAQTAQSLYELWLGATMLTKVRRDRSALETALRTTQLLLRLPPQPAA; this comes from the coding sequence ATGCACAAGGATTACGCCTGCAGCCGTCAGCACATTCTGGATACGGCAGCTCCCATTATTCAAGGCAAAGGCTTTGCCGCCGTCGGGCTGGCCGAGATCCTGCAGGCGGCTGGCGTGCCCAAGGGCTCGTTCTACCATTACTTCAAGTCCAAGGAAGCCTTCGGGCAGGCCCTGCTCGAAAGCTATTTCGACAGCTACCTGTCCCGCCTGCAGGCCATCCTGACCGACTGTCACGGCGGCACGGCTGCGCAGCGCCTGATGCGCTACTGGCAGCTGTGGGTCGAGACGCAATCCGCCGAAGGCACCGAGCACAAGTGCATGGTGGTCAAGCTGGGGGCGGAAGTTTCCGACCTGTCCGACCCCATGCGCCAGGCCCTGGCGCAAGGCACGGCGCAGGTCATCCGGCAGTTGCGCGACTGCGTGGACGAAGGCATCGCCGACGGCTCGCTGCCGGCGGATCTTGACGCGGCGCAGACCGCACAATCTCTCTATGAACTGTGGCTGGGCGCCACCATGCTCACCAAGGTCCGGCGCGACCGCAGTGCCCTGGAAACTGCCTTGCGTACCACGCAGCTGCTGTTGCGGCTGCCGCCTCAGCCCGCGGCATGA
- the dprA gene encoding DNA-processing protein DprA, with the protein MTREELAAWLQLVQADGIGPDSARRLLAAFGLPEQILAQSRPALEQVVSSRQAEALRNPAPETLALIDTTWTWLQQPDDGLQRRVLTLGSPGYPASLLQMADPPVLLYALGQCDRLAASQGIAMVGSRNPTPQGAINARQFARAFADLGWTVISGLALGVDAAAHEGALSGFDAVVHAGPSTIAVVGTGLDRVYPRQHRELAHRIAQSGVLLSECPLGAPPLAHHFPQRNRIIAGLSHGVLVVEAAPQSGSLITARQASEQGKEVFAIPGSIHSPQSRGCHALIRQGAKLVESAEDVLEELRPGLVRRNAADEVACRASDDPLLDALGYDPVSLDALLARTGLDTAALQARLLELELDGQVGRLPGGLFQRMGQS; encoded by the coding sequence ATGACCCGCGAAGAACTGGCAGCCTGGCTGCAACTGGTACAGGCCGACGGCATCGGCCCCGACAGCGCACGGCGCCTGCTGGCAGCCTTCGGCCTGCCTGAACAAATCCTGGCACAGTCGCGCCCTGCGCTGGAACAGGTGGTCAGCAGCCGGCAGGCCGAAGCGCTGCGTAACCCCGCCCCCGAAACCCTGGCCCTGATCGACACCACCTGGACCTGGCTGCAGCAGCCGGACGACGGCCTGCAGCGCCGCGTGCTCACGCTGGGCAGCCCCGGCTATCCCGCCTCGCTGCTGCAGATGGCCGATCCGCCGGTGCTGCTGTATGCGCTCGGCCAGTGCGACCGGCTGGCCGCCAGCCAGGGCATTGCCATGGTCGGCAGCCGCAACCCCACACCGCAGGGCGCAATCAATGCGCGCCAGTTCGCGCGCGCCTTTGCCGATCTGGGCTGGACGGTGATCTCCGGGCTGGCCCTCGGGGTGGATGCGGCCGCCCACGAGGGTGCCCTGAGCGGCTTTGACGCCGTCGTGCACGCCGGCCCTTCGACCATTGCCGTTGTCGGCACCGGGCTGGACCGCGTCTACCCGCGCCAGCATCGCGAGCTGGCGCACCGCATTGCCCAGAGCGGCGTGCTGCTGAGCGAGTGCCCGCTCGGCGCGCCGCCGCTGGCGCACCATTTCCCGCAGCGCAACCGCATCATCGCCGGGCTCAGCCATGGCGTGCTGGTGGTGGAGGCGGCGCCGCAGTCCGGCTCGCTGATCACCGCACGCCAGGCCAGCGAGCAGGGCAAGGAAGTGTTTGCCATTCCCGGCTCCATCCACTCGCCGCAGTCACGCGGCTGCCATGCGCTGATCCGCCAGGGCGCCAAGCTGGTCGAGTCGGCCGAGGATGTGCTGGAGGAGCTGCGGCCTGGCCTGGTACGGCGCAATGCCGCCGACGAAGTGGCCTGCCGCGCCAGCGATGATCCCTTGCTGGACGCGCTCGGCTACGACCCGGTCAGCCTGGACGCGCTGCTGGCGCGCACCGGCCTGGACACCGCCGCGCTGCAGGCCCGGCTGCTCGAACTGGAACTGGACGGACAGGTGGGCCGGCTGCCCGGCGGGCTGTTCCAGCGCATGGGGCAGTCGTAA
- a CDS encoding NADP-dependent oxidoreductase, with the protein MTPDFQQLRNTQIQLASRPVGAPTPDNFRQVDVPVSAPGEGEVLIEHLFLSLDPYMRGRMSDAKSYAAPTAIGEVMPGGTVGRVLASRHPDFQEGDLVQGMGGWQRYSLSDGKGLFKLDRDMAQPSMALGVLGMPGFTGYMGLLDIGQPKAGETVVVAAASGAVGSVVGQIARIRGCRVVGVAGGAEKCRYVTEELGFDACIDHRAADFAEQLAAACPNGIDVYFENVGGKVFDAVLPLLNVGARVPLCGLIAQYNATSLPAGPDRLPLLMGTLLTRRIRMQGFIIFDDYGDRYPAFVQEMGRWVQEGRVKFREDRVTGLEQAPEAFIGMLQGNNFGKLVVQLGDAQ; encoded by the coding sequence ATGACCCCCGATTTCCAGCAGCTTCGCAACACGCAAATCCAGCTTGCCTCGCGCCCGGTGGGCGCACCCACGCCCGACAACTTCCGCCAGGTGGACGTTCCGGTCAGCGCACCGGGCGAGGGCGAAGTCCTGATCGAGCACCTGTTCCTGTCGCTTGACCCCTACATGCGGGGCCGCATGAGCGATGCCAAATCCTATGCCGCCCCCACCGCCATCGGCGAGGTCATGCCCGGAGGTACGGTAGGCCGTGTGCTGGCTTCGCGCCACCCGGACTTTCAGGAAGGCGACCTGGTGCAAGGCATGGGCGGCTGGCAGCGCTACAGCCTCTCCGACGGCAAGGGTCTGTTCAAGCTCGATCGCGACATGGCCCAGCCCTCGATGGCGCTGGGCGTGCTGGGCATGCCCGGCTTTACCGGCTACATGGGGCTGCTCGACATCGGCCAGCCCAAGGCGGGTGAAACCGTGGTGGTGGCGGCCGCCAGCGGCGCGGTGGGCAGCGTGGTGGGCCAGATCGCCAGGATCCGCGGCTGCCGCGTGGTCGGCGTGGCGGGCGGCGCAGAGAAGTGCCGCTATGTCACGGAAGAGCTGGGCTTCGACGCCTGCATCGATCACCGGGCTGCAGATTTTGCCGAGCAACTGGCTGCTGCTTGCCCCAACGGCATCGACGTGTATTTCGAGAACGTCGGCGGCAAGGTGTTCGATGCGGTGCTGCCGCTGCTGAACGTGGGCGCCCGGGTGCCGCTATGCGGCCTGATTGCGCAGTACAACGCCACCAGCCTGCCCGCCGGTCCGGACCGCCTGCCGCTGCTGATGGGTACCCTGCTGACGCGCCGCATCCGCATGCAGGGCTTCATCATTTTCGACGACTACGGCGACCGCTACCCGGCGTTTGTGCAGGAGATGGGCCGCTGGGTGCAGGAAGGGCGCGTCAAGTTCCGCGAGGACCGCGTGACCGGTCTGGAGCAGGCGCCCGAGGCCTTCATCGGCATGCTGCAGGGGAACAACTTCGGCAAGCTCGTGGTGCAACTGGGCGACGCACAATAA
- the fmt gene encoding methionyl-tRNA formyltransferase, with the protein MKVVFAGTPEFAQVALEHLLAAGFEVPLVLTQPDRPAGRGMKLQASPVKQTALAHNIPVAQPLSLRLDGKYPDDAAAAREALLAVQPDVMVVAAYGLILPQWVLDLPRLGCLNIHASLLPRWRGAAPIHRAIEAGDAETGITIMQMDAGLDTGDMLLVERLPIAPEDTTATLHDKLAALGGRLIVEALELAACGGLQPVRQPEQGVSYAHKIEKAEALVDWSLPADQIGRRVRAFNPFPAALTHARTPEGKSEPVKIWGAQPSAMAVPAGARPGQVLALDASGIHVACGSTRLADETSRSTLCLTELQRAGGKRLPAADWLRGFALPVGSILGEQA; encoded by the coding sequence ATGAAAGTCGTTTTCGCCGGTACGCCGGAGTTTGCCCAGGTCGCGCTCGAGCACCTGCTGGCCGCCGGTTTCGAAGTGCCGCTGGTGCTGACCCAGCCCGACCGGCCGGCCGGCCGCGGCATGAAGCTGCAGGCTTCGCCGGTCAAGCAGACGGCACTGGCGCACAACATCCCGGTGGCGCAGCCGCTCAGCCTGCGTCTGGATGGCAAGTATCCCGACGATGCCGCCGCTGCGCGCGAGGCGCTGCTTGCCGTGCAGCCCGACGTGATGGTGGTGGCCGCCTACGGGCTGATCCTGCCGCAGTGGGTGCTGGATCTGCCGCGCCTGGGCTGCCTCAACATCCACGCCAGCCTGCTGCCGCGCTGGCGCGGCGCCGCGCCCATCCACCGCGCCATCGAGGCGGGCGATGCCGAGACAGGCATTACCATCATGCAGATGGACGCAGGGCTGGACACCGGCGACATGCTGCTGGTGGAGCGCCTGCCAATCGCGCCGGAGGACACCACGGCCACGCTGCACGACAAGCTGGCCGCCCTGGGTGGCCGCCTGATCGTGGAGGCGCTGGAACTGGCGGCCTGCGGCGGCTTGCAGCCGGTCAGGCAGCCGGAGCAGGGCGTGAGCTATGCGCACAAGATCGAAAAGGCCGAAGCGCTGGTCGACTGGAGCCTGCCCGCCGATCAGATCGGCCGCCGCGTGCGTGCCTTCAACCCCTTCCCCGCGGCGCTCACGCATGCGCGCACCCCCGAGGGCAAGAGCGAGCCGGTGAAGATCTGGGGCGCACAGCCTTCCGCCATGGCGGTGCCGGCGGGCGCACGACCCGGGCAGGTGCTGGCGCTGGATGCCAGTGGCATTCACGTCGCTTGTGGAAGCACGCGTCTTGCAGACGAAACCAGCCGCTCTACCCTGTGCCTGACCGAACTGCAACGCGCCGGCGGCAAGCGCCTGCCGGCGGCAGACTGGCTGCGCGGCTTTGCCCTGCCGGTGGGCAGCATTCTCGGCGAACAGGCCTGA
- a CDS encoding universal stress protein yields MKILLPVDGSALSLHETRFALRLVQEGLKAEFVLANVQEPASFYERLTARDDQEMLANVALEAGADSMAASARLLESFNVPYETAVLTGDPVPAILELIESYGCDMVVMGSRALGLVRTALEGSTSSKLVQDSPVPVLLVKPPEVEDYDIEGQDAADEA; encoded by the coding sequence ATGAAGATCCTGCTCCCCGTCGATGGCAGCGCCCTGTCGTTGCATGAAACCCGTTTTGCCCTGCGCCTGGTGCAGGAGGGTCTGAAGGCCGAGTTCGTGCTGGCCAACGTGCAGGAGCCCGCCTCGTTCTACGAGCGCCTGACCGCACGCGACGACCAGGAAATGCTGGCCAACGTGGCGCTCGAAGCCGGTGCCGACAGCATGGCGGCATCCGCCCGGCTGCTCGAATCCTTCAATGTGCCGTATGAAACCGCTGTGCTCACCGGCGATCCGGTGCCGGCCATCCTGGAACTGATCGAGTCCTACGGCTGCGACATGGTGGTGATGGGTTCGCGCGCGCTGGGCCTGGTGCGCACCGCCCTGGAAGGCTCCACCTCCAGCAAGCTGGTGCAGGACTCGCCCGTGCCGGTGCTGCTGGTGAAGCCGCCGGAAGTCGAGGACTACGACATCGAAGGCCAGGACGCCGCTGACGAAGCCTGA
- the fdxA gene encoding ferredoxin FdxA codes for MTHVVTEACINCKYTDCVDVCPVDAFREGKNMLVIDPDECIDCAVCIPECPVAAIFPEEDVPKDQRKYIPINADLARKWPVIARTHAALPDADDWAKVEEKAQLLDERSARDPD; via the coding sequence ATGACCCATGTCGTAACCGAAGCCTGCATCAACTGCAAATACACCGACTGCGTGGACGTCTGTCCGGTGGATGCCTTCCGCGAAGGCAAGAACATGCTGGTGATCGATCCGGACGAGTGCATCGACTGCGCGGTCTGCATCCCGGAGTGCCCCGTGGCCGCCATCTTTCCCGAGGAAGATGTGCCGAAGGACCAGCGCAAGTACATCCCCATCAACGCCGATCTGGCGCGCAAGTGGCCGGTGATTGCGCGCACCCACGCGGCCCTGCCGGATGCGGACGACTGGGCCAAGGTGGAAGAGAAGGCGCAGCTGCTGGACGAGCGCAGCGCCAGGGATCCGGACTGA